A window of Periplaneta americana isolate PAMFEO1 chromosome 7, P.americana_PAMFEO1_priV1, whole genome shotgun sequence contains these coding sequences:
- the LOC138702768 gene encoding cilia- and flagella-associated protein 61-like, translating into MDIRVGGLVTALGSLIPVLPRRQIKYDTDSLGSNTPCSTVLRKDEPFALYCMSPRYCSLSKISVNTRIVVVGASSTALSFLETLLFNSSSTYLSFNNITLVARHGIPGDSDATKISNKLIIYEGHYNSQYLSMLNLRTWVNLIYGIMTAINREGKYIVINDEAILHYDYLMLFCGEQFEMPPTVSSSEPKECIHGRRASVDDITSDVPQNVFCVNTEIDASNALIDLKRFYRKRTSTEKVVVYGKCLEAYCCVEVLQKFGIPGHKICFVEPLGHDFPDISIFNNNEVDEAVMESLKKNMVEIYSGYFFIDWKFNRNEHKITSARFESKTKSINIDVACMFYYGNKNISKHIFLALEKGQLVFDGRLVIDANFNAGDKYIYAAGPLTKYARRYYAGRYSHCYYNSIEIGAKLGKQMLQMWDPTVEASAANEEIPPLFEKPIIKSCILPGNMHYLKIHKPGIVVPLEAAMYQDDYGVALVTGDCKCIKYDYFRIHLNPSERIETITCYTKNEIDVDNISTLYGVHQQMLNNMVLRFKHGYINDFYSYFREPWCYAIIHDHFKDLVLKNNKILSAESETKPAVLLDVITKHLKLSNWKNVNHTELEEYKNCYKTQYEKMIKDALLEFLVDNSYHLSMYAIPERVKILLQDNKSSPLFMEPEPGNSSESLCSSDSNNSSSSTIKDEVDNENN; encoded by the exons ATACGTGTTGGTGGTCTAGTTACAGCTCTGGGTTCGTTGATACCTGTTCTGCCACGTCGTCAAATTAAGTATGATACTGATTCACTGGGATCTAATACTCCTTGTTCCACCGTCCTAAGGAAAGATGAACCTTTTGCTCTTTATTGTATGAGTCCACGTTACTGCAGCCTGTCTAAAATATCTGTCAATACTCGGATTGTTGTAGTTGGAGCATCTTCTACAGCTTTGTCCTTTCTAGAAACTCTTCTATTTAA TTCTTCATCCACTTATCTCAGCTTCAATAACATCACTTTAGTGGCGCGACATGGAATTCCTGGCGATTCCGATGCTACAAAAATTTCTAATAAGCTCATCATATATGAAGGTCATTATAACAGCCAGTACCTGTCTATGTTGAATTTAAGGACATGGGTGAATCTTATATATGGAATAATGACAGCTATTAACAG GGAAGGAAAGTACATAGTGATTAATGATGAAGCTATTTTACATTATGATTATCTGATGCTTTTCTGTGGAGAACAGTTCGAGATGCCACCAACTGTTTCATCTTCTGAACCTAAAGAATGCATTCATGGTAGAAG GGCATCAGTTGATGACATTACATCAGATGTTCCACAAAACGTTTTCTGTGTCAATACCGAAATTGATGCTTCCAATGCACTCATTGATTTGAAACGTTTTTATCGTAAAAGAACTTCTACAG AGAAAGTGGTTGTGTATGGAAAGTGCCTAGAGGCCTATTGCTGTGTGGAAGTTCTTCAAAAATTTGGTATACCTGGGCATAAAATATGCTTTGTTGAACCCCTTGGCCATGACTTTccagacatttcaatttttaacaataatgag GTAGATGAAGCTGTTATGGAATCCTTGAAGAAAAATATGGTGGAAATATATTCTGGATATTTCTTCATTGATTGGAAGTTTAACCGCAATGAACATAAAATTACTAGTGCCAGATTTGAATCAAAGACTAAATCAATCAATATTGATGTTGCATGTATGTTTTATTATGGAAATAAGAACATATCTAAACATATCTTCCTAG CTCTGGAAAAAGGACAGCTAGTGTTTGATGGTCGCCTAGTGATAGATGCCAATTTCAATGCTGgagataaatatatttatgcagcTGGTCCACTTACTAAATATGCTCGCCGATACTATGCAGGCAGATACAGTCACTGTTACTACAATTCGATAGAAATTGGAGCAAAG CTGGGAAAACAGATGCTACAGATGTGGGATCCAACAGTTGAAGCCAGTGCTGCAAATGAAGAGATACCGCCATTATTTGAAAAGCCAATCATAAAGTCCTGTATACTTCCAGGAAACATGCACTATCTCAAAATTCATAAGCCTGGTATTGTTGTCCCCTTAGAGGCTGCAATGTACCAAGATGATTAT gGAGTTGCTTTAGTAACTGGTGACTGCAAATGCATTAAGTACGATTACTTCAGGATACATCTCAACCCTTCTGAGAGGATTGAAACAATAACATGCTACACAAAAAAT GAAATTGATGTCGATAACATATCTACATTGTATGGAGTCCACCAACAGATGCTTAATAACATGGTTTTGCGCTTCAAACATGGTTATATAAacgatttttattcatatttccgTGAACCTTGGTGTTACGCTATAATCCATGATCATTTCAAGGATTTGGTtctaaagaataataaaattctctCTGCTGAATCTGAG aCTAAACCTGCAGTATTGTTGGATGTGATCACGAAGCATTTGAAACTGAGCAACTGGAAGAAT GTGAATCATACGGAGCTAGAAGAGTACAAAAATTGCTACAAAACACAGTATGAGAAGATGATTAAAGATGCCTTGTTGGAATTCTTAGTGGACAATTCTTATCATCTTTCTATGTATGCCATCCCAGAGAGAGTTAAAATTCTCTTACAAGATAATAAAAGCTCTCCTCTCTTTATGGAGCCCGAACCTGGCAATTCATCTGAGAGCTTATGTAGCAGTGATTCTaataacagcagtagcagtactattaaagatgaagttgataatgaaaACAACTAA